One Polaribacter sp. KT25b DNA segment encodes these proteins:
- a CDS encoding beta-galactosidase — MKKHYFFKYNFILALCMLLSGVIFSQDLEKEAHQKIKTLEKLITQVNKKNIDVLKEKTTIRTAEIFLRFANWDEKNVDKNTKSFSLVNSYKKEAIKMAEDLANFERNDVNLMLDKAILELQAIVDKKAFRKNSPNVDWSKVTVDNDQLTFNNRPVFLADYTWKPNTKELNEFHGNQDGFFLTPSYVIKENGTINPRKLDELQSKPDGSLGFIFMNHKGVPKWAKEKYGPNFSMREDTYTAYDIDNPGAREIQTKLLEKVVPIMAGKKYSKLGYMLVNEPHFYTYTDAKKKKLPWASGGASQFTIEKFKIWLSKKHQNIATLNSIWNSNFKDFNDVKIEIPIDISLQGTPIWFDWNSFNMDRVTDWYGFLKSEITKHDATAKVHLKIMPNLWTDNQRAHGIDLEALTDLSGIIGNDSGADHTYTWGKPHEWQKNYAFEWRELCMGFDFMKSVSPNKINFNSELHYLSTVRSRNLYLDPNYARASFWLAHSYGMTASQIWYWPREENGAISKKALNDKGYAGSNIQQPRVTNEVAMTLIDLNANAEEIMSMQRQRKPLRIFYSKTTAINKDDHMDQLFKLYEVLNFEGTPLGFVTKDIIKKQDSKNWDVVLIYNTPFVTNDEIIELQNYLNSGGKIIIDTKSLLKNEYGKSIANLTSGKGEIIKLNSTDEIKSKAISILKDKKLYPEIAVSETNSVDKKGCIWRVVKNDAGNSVLSIVNVGKTDATLKITLKGSENITCKDIIKGINVSTTPTLKPNEVYFVEVISKK; from the coding sequence ATGAAAAAGCATTATTTCTTTAAATACAACTTTATTTTAGCTTTATGCATGTTGTTATCTGGTGTAATTTTTTCTCAAGATTTAGAAAAAGAAGCACATCAAAAAATTAAAACTTTAGAAAAATTAATAACTCAAGTCAATAAAAAAAATATTGATGTTTTAAAAGAAAAAACAACAATTAGAACAGCAGAAATCTTTTTAAGATTTGCCAATTGGGATGAAAAAAATGTAGATAAAAACACTAAATCTTTTAGCTTGGTTAATTCTTATAAAAAAGAAGCTATAAAAATGGCAGAAGATTTAGCAAATTTTGAAAGAAATGATGTAAATCTAATGTTAGATAAAGCGATTCTAGAATTACAAGCTATTGTAGATAAAAAAGCTTTTAGAAAAAACTCTCCAAATGTAGATTGGAGCAAAGTTACAGTAGATAATGATCAATTAACGTTTAATAATCGTCCCGTTTTTTTAGCTGATTATACTTGGAAACCAAATACAAAAGAATTAAACGAATTTCATGGAAATCAAGATGGATTTTTTTTAACACCTTCGTATGTGATAAAAGAAAACGGAACAATAAATCCCAGAAAACTAGATGAATTACAATCTAAACCAGATGGTTCTTTAGGTTTTATTTTTATGAATCATAAAGGTGTACCAAAATGGGCGAAAGAAAAATATGGACCTAATTTTAGCATGAGAGAGGATACGTATACTGCGTATGATATAGATAATCCTGGAGCAAGAGAAATTCAAACAAAATTGTTAGAAAAAGTGGTTCCAATAATGGCTGGAAAAAAATATAGCAAATTAGGTTATATGCTCGTAAACGAACCTCACTTTTATACATATACAGATGCTAAAAAGAAAAAATTACCTTGGGCTTCTGGTGGAGCATCTCAATTTACAATCGAAAAATTTAAAATTTGGTTATCAAAAAAACATCAAAATATTGCAACATTAAATAGTATTTGGAATTCAAATTTCAAAGATTTTAATGACGTAAAAATAGAGATTCCTATTGATATTAGTTTGCAAGGAACTCCTATTTGGTTTGATTGGAATTCTTTTAATATGGATAGAGTTACAGATTGGTATGGTTTCTTAAAATCAGAAATTACAAAGCATGATGCAACCGCAAAAGTACATTTAAAAATTATGCCAAACCTTTGGACTGATAACCAAAGAGCACACGGAATAGATTTAGAAGCGTTAACAGATTTAAGCGGAATTATTGGTAATGATTCTGGAGCAGATCACACATATACTTGGGGAAAACCTCATGAATGGCAGAAAAATTATGCTTTTGAATGGAGAGAATTATGTATGGGTTTCGATTTTATGAAATCTGTAAGTCCTAATAAAATCAACTTTAATTCTGAGTTACATTATTTATCAACAGTAAGATCTCGTAATTTATATTTAGATCCAAATTATGCAAGAGCATCTTTTTGGTTGGCACATTCTTATGGTATGACAGCAAGTCAAATTTGGTATTGGCCAAGAGAAGAAAATGGCGCTATTTCTAAAAAAGCTTTAAATGATAAAGGTTACGCAGGTTCTAATATTCAGCAACCAAGAGTTACAAATGAAGTTGCAATGACATTAATTGATTTAAATGCAAATGCAGAAGAAATTATGTCTATGCAAAGACAACGCAAACCGCTGCGTATTTTCTATTCAAAAACAACAGCAATCAATAAAGATGATCACATGGATCAACTATTTAAATTGTATGAAGTACTTAATTTTGAAGGAACTCCTTTAGGTTTTGTTACCAAAGATATTATCAAGAAACAAGACTCTAAAAACTGGGATGTTGTTTTAATTTACAACACTCCTTTTGTTACAAATGATGAAATAATAGAGCTTCAGAATTATTTAAATTCAGGTGGAAAAATCATTATTGATACTAAAAGTTTATTAAAAAACGAATACGGAAAAAGTATAGCGAATCTTACATCAGGAAAAGGAGAAATCATTAAATTGAACTCTACTGATGAGATTAAAAGCAAAGCAATTTCAATTTTAAAGGATAAAAAATTGTATCCAGAAATAGCAGTTTCAGAAACAAATTCTGTGGATAAAAAAGGATGTATTTGGCGAGTAGTAAAAAATGATGCAGGTAATAGTGTGTTATCAATTGTTAATGTTGGTAAAACGGATGCTACACTAAAAATCACTCTAAAAGGCAGCGAAAACATTACTTGTAAAGATATTATTAAAGGAATTAATGTTTCTACAACACCAACTTTAAAACCAAATGAGGTTTATTTCGTTGAAGTGATTTCTAAAAAATAA
- a CDS encoding EF-hand domain-containing protein, producing MKILKVVVIVFTMFIANQVSSQEVSAKTVKKFGRIDSNKDGAIDKEEMKAFYSEKKNKKGSPVEYELMFLGLDSNDDNKISLQELNAKIDWKRAKQKMKKTNK from the coding sequence ATGAAAATTTTAAAGGTAGTAGTAATCGTTTTCACAATGTTTATTGCAAATCAAGTTTCTAGTCAAGAAGTAAGCGCAAAAACTGTTAAGAAATTTGGTAGAATAGATTCTAATAAAGATGGTGCAATTGATAAAGAAGAAATGAAAGCTTTTTATTCTGAAAAGAAAAATAAAAAAGGCAGTCCTGTAGAATACGAACTGATGTTTTTAGGACTAGACTCTAATGATGATAACAAAATTTCTTTACAAGAATTAAATGCTAAAATAGACTGGAAAAGAGCTAAGCAAAAAATGAAGAAAACAAATAAATAA
- a CDS encoding T9SS type A sorting domain-containing protein, translating to MRAKNILISLFFTCFLINGQVCFGQLEQTALNKISELNTLITQAENSNIDVLKEKMTVRTAEVFLEYANWDENNIAENTDYFLLVNIYKDTAAQMATDLPNYERSEINLMLDEAIVTLNKLLKGEISRKPSPKIDWTNITIDGNQVIHNGKPVFLSDYTWKPAMSELTEYFGNKDGFFISPSHVLDASGSLNSNIINELKSKETGSFGSIFLNHKNVKDWAETTYGPDFIMREDTFTGYDIDNPGAKIMQDFLLGGTIPFMKNKKYADLGYMLCNEPHFFTTKDVWATGPVSNYTIDKFKIWLSEKHQTIANLNTIWNTNFSNFNDVTINMPIEGNLLGTAIWYDWNRFNMQRVTDWFTFLHDKVQEYDADAKSHIKIIPHFWSNNEIDSGIDLEELTALTEIIGNDAKSYNSHMWGATEPWESRYSFYWRDLSMPYDFMRSVSPNKIIYNSETHFLSTTKFRDLYLKPSYARAVYWLANLQGMNVSQSWFWSRREDGSIRNGSGKGYAGSNNQQPRIINEVESTYIDLNAFSEDIAAMQVLRKPLRIYYSKNSAINKLNHMDAVFELYESLYFEGIPIGFATQKIITEQDNSNWDAILIYKTEFTTTSELEVLQTYLDNGGTIIKDAISLTKNEYGVAHSFTLNASNGKLLNGTTYQNIANQGLSIVSDNNELPVVSLFEENSLNKKGAYYRAYKNNEDENIISIINLGKENTTITLNLTRNNNPVNITNLLTGESLSSTFLMKPDAVYLLKVEDAVLATENLNKSKLKFYPNPTSNIVNFSSETTIKKATIYNTLGQEIKSIKGISNQLYVDLTELKKGVYFIKIDSLIGSKTISIIKK from the coding sequence ATGCGAGCTAAAAATATTCTAATTTCTTTATTTTTTACATGCTTTCTAATAAATGGCCAAGTTTGTTTTGGGCAATTAGAACAAACTGCATTAAATAAAATATCAGAATTAAATACGCTTATAACTCAAGCAGAAAACAGCAATATAGATGTTTTAAAGGAAAAAATGACTGTAAGAACTGCAGAAGTTTTTTTAGAATATGCAAATTGGGATGAAAATAATATCGCAGAAAATACTGACTATTTTTTACTAGTAAATATTTACAAAGATACCGCAGCTCAAATGGCAACAGATTTACCAAACTATGAACGCAGTGAAATCAATTTAATGCTAGATGAAGCCATTGTAACTTTAAATAAATTATTAAAAGGCGAAATTTCACGTAAACCATCACCTAAAATAGATTGGACAAATATTACAATTGATGGAAATCAAGTAATACATAACGGTAAACCTGTTTTTTTATCAGATTATACTTGGAAACCTGCAATGTCTGAGTTAACTGAATATTTTGGTAATAAAGATGGTTTTTTTATCTCTCCAAGCCATGTTTTAGATGCAAGCGGTTCTTTAAATTCAAATATTATTAATGAATTGAAAAGTAAAGAAACAGGTAGTTTTGGAAGCATTTTTCTGAATCATAAAAATGTTAAAGATTGGGCAGAAACTACTTATGGACCTGATTTTATAATGCGAGAAGATACTTTTACTGGATATGATATTGATAATCCTGGCGCAAAAATTATGCAAGATTTTTTGTTGGGAGGAACAATTCCGTTTATGAAAAATAAAAAATATGCAGATTTAGGTTATATGCTTTGTAACGAACCTCATTTTTTTACCACAAAAGATGTTTGGGCAACTGGTCCGGTTTCTAATTATACAATTGATAAATTTAAAATTTGGCTATCAGAAAAACATCAAACTATAGCAAACTTAAATACAATTTGGAACACAAATTTTAGTAATTTTAATGATGTAACGATTAATATGCCTATTGAAGGTAATTTATTAGGAACTGCAATTTGGTATGATTGGAATCGTTTTAATATGCAAAGAGTAACAGATTGGTTTACTTTTTTACATGATAAAGTTCAAGAATATGACGCTGATGCAAAATCACACATTAAAATAATTCCGCATTTTTGGTCTAATAATGAAATAGATAGCGGCATCGATTTAGAAGAACTTACTGCTCTTACAGAAATTATTGGAAATGATGCTAAAAGCTACAATTCGCACATGTGGGGAGCTACAGAACCTTGGGAATCTCGTTATTCTTTTTATTGGAGAGACCTAAGTATGCCTTATGATTTTATGCGCTCTGTGAGTCCAAATAAAATAATTTACAATTCTGAAACTCATTTTTTATCCACCACAAAATTTAGAGATTTATACTTAAAACCTTCGTATGCAAGAGCAGTTTATTGGTTAGCAAATTTACAAGGCATGAATGTTTCTCAATCTTGGTTTTGGTCTAGAAGAGAAGATGGTTCTATTAGAAATGGTTCTGGTAAAGGTTATGCAGGCTCTAATAATCAGCAACCAAGAATTATAAATGAAGTAGAATCAACTTATATAGATTTAAATGCTTTTTCAGAAGATATTGCAGCAATGCAAGTTTTAAGAAAGCCTTTAAGAATTTATTATTCAAAAAATTCTGCTATTAATAAGTTGAACCACATGGATGCTGTTTTTGAATTGTATGAATCGCTTTATTTTGAAGGAATTCCTATAGGATTTGCTACTCAGAAAATTATTACAGAACAAGATAATAGTAATTGGGATGCAATATTGATATATAAAACAGAATTTACAACTACAAGCGAATTAGAAGTTTTACAAACTTATTTAGATAATGGTGGTACAATTATAAAAGATGCTATCAGTTTAACTAAAAATGAATATGGTGTTGCACATTCTTTTACTTTAAATGCTAGTAATGGTAAACTTTTAAATGGTACAACTTATCAAAATATAGCCAATCAAGGTTTGAGTATTGTTTCTGATAACAACGAACTACCTGTTGTTTCTTTATTCGAAGAAAATTCTTTAAATAAAAAAGGAGCTTATTACAGAGCCTATAAAAATAACGAAGACGAAAACATTATTTCTATTATTAATCTTGGTAAAGAAAACACAACTATAACGTTAAATTTAACTAGAAATAATAATCCTGTAAATATTACAAATTTACTTACAGGAGAAAGCCTTTCATCAACATTTTTAATGAAACCAGATGCTGTTTATTTATTAAAAGTGGAAGACGCTGTTCTTGCTACAGAAAATTTAAACAAGAGTAAACTTAAGTTTTACCCTAATCCAACTTCTAATATTGTGAATTTTAGTTCAGAAACAACTATTAAAAAAGCAACTATTTACAATACTTTAGGACAAGAAATTAAATCAATAAAAGGAATCTCAAATCAATTATATGTTGATTTAACTGAATTAAAAAAAGGAGTTTATTTTATTAAAATTGATAGTTTAATCGGCTCTAAAACCATATCAATCATCAAAAAATAA
- a CDS encoding sodium/sugar symporter — MKAGFEMWDYVVFVGYAILILGVGLWVSRDKKGHQKNAEDYFLASKSLPWWAIGTSLIAANISAEQFIGMSGSGFALGIAIASYEWMAALTLIIVGKYFLPIFIEKGLYTIPEFVEKRFSTNLKTILAVFWLSLYVFVNLTSVLFLGGLAIETIMGVDMLYAIIGLALFAAAYSLYGGLSAVAWTDVIQVVFLVLGGLITTYLALNTVSGGEGMLAGFSKIWEAAPEKFHMILEKSNDNYINLPGIWVLVGGLWVANLYYWGFNQYIIQRTLAAKSLKESQKGILLAAFLKLIIPLIVVVPGIAAYVMVNDPSIMANLGEAGMLNVPSTEQADKAYPWLLQFLPTGLKGVAFAALAAAIVSSLASMLNSTSTIFTMDIYKQYINKNATDKTTVNVGRISGAIALIIAVIIAPMLNGLDQVFQYIQEFTGMLSPGILAIFLLGLFWKKTTNNAAIWGAILSFPIALALKFIPIAGLEPWMHQMGITTLLTMLIIMVLSHLQNNGKDDPKGIEITKDLFKTTPLFNIGSIVICILLIVLYCLFW; from the coding sequence ATGAAAGCAGGATTTGAAATGTGGGACTATGTCGTCTTCGTTGGATATGCCATTTTAATTTTAGGTGTAGGACTTTGGGTTTCCAGAGATAAAAAGGGACATCAAAAAAATGCAGAAGATTATTTTTTAGCAAGTAAATCTTTGCCTTGGTGGGCTATTGGTACATCACTAATTGCAGCTAATATTTCTGCAGAACAATTTATTGGAATGTCTGGTTCTGGTTTTGCTCTTGGTATTGCAATTGCTTCTTATGAATGGATGGCTGCTTTAACTTTAATAATTGTTGGTAAATATTTCTTACCTATTTTTATTGAAAAAGGATTATACACAATTCCTGAATTTGTTGAAAAACGTTTTTCTACAAACCTTAAAACCATTTTAGCTGTTTTCTGGTTATCTCTTTATGTTTTTGTAAACCTTACTTCTGTACTGTTTTTAGGCGGATTAGCGATAGAAACTATTATGGGTGTAGATATGTTATATGCAATTATTGGCCTTGCTCTTTTTGCTGCTGCCTACTCTTTATATGGAGGTTTATCTGCAGTTGCTTGGACAGATGTTATACAAGTAGTATTCTTAGTTTTAGGTGGCTTAATAACTACTTATTTAGCTTTAAATACAGTTTCTGGCGGAGAAGGAATGTTAGCTGGGTTTTCTAAAATTTGGGAAGCTGCTCCAGAAAAATTCCATATGATTCTTGAAAAATCTAATGACAATTATATAAACTTACCTGGAATCTGGGTTTTAGTTGGTGGTTTATGGGTGGCCAACTTATATTATTGGGGTTTCAACCAATATATTATACAAAGAACTTTAGCGGCTAAATCTTTAAAAGAATCTCAAAAAGGTATTTTATTAGCGGCTTTTTTAAAGTTAATTATTCCTTTAATTGTAGTTGTGCCAGGTATTGCAGCATATGTAATGGTAAATGACCCATCAATTATGGCTAATTTAGGAGAAGCGGGAATGTTAAATGTTCCTTCTACTGAACAGGCGGATAAAGCCTATCCTTGGTTATTACAATTTTTACCTACTGGTCTTAAAGGTGTTGCTTTTGCTGCTTTAGCAGCTGCAATTGTTTCTTCTTTAGCTTCGATGTTAAACTCTACTTCTACTATTTTTACGATGGATATTTACAAACAATACATCAACAAAAATGCTACTGATAAAACAACTGTAAATGTGGGTAGAATTTCTGGTGCAATTGCTTTGATAATTGCAGTTATTATCGCGCCAATGTTAAATGGATTGGATCAAGTTTTTCAATACATACAAGAGTTTACAGGAATGTTAAGTCCGGGTATTTTAGCTATATTTTTACTAGGTTTATTCTGGAAAAAAACTACAAATAACGCTGCAATTTGGGGGGCTATTTTATCTTTCCCTATTGCATTGGCTTTAAAATTTATTCCGATTGCTGGTTTAGAACCTTGGATGCATCAAATGGGAATAACAACTCTTTTAACAATGCTTATAATCATGGTATTAAGTCATTTACAAAATAATGGTAAAGACGATCCGAAGGGAATTGAAATTACAAAAGATTTGTTTAAAACAACGCCTTTATTTAATATTGGTTCTATTGTAATTTGTATTTTACTTATTGTGCTTTATTGCTTATTCTGGTAA
- a CDS encoding arylsulfatase, producing the protein MTTKYLFIISLFSTFIISCTQEKKETVSVKKQPNIIYILADDMGIGDLGVYGQTKIHTPNLDLLASRGMKFTQHYSGAAVCAPSRSTLMTGQHTGHTPIRGNKQLVEDKEGQVPLPKNSVTIAEILKDAGYTTGMFGKWGLGFGEGDPNNQGFDEFYGYNDQKLAHRYYPPYLNHNQKLDSLKGNDWTHKVTYSPDKIRDHRLQFLEDNKDKPFFAYIPLVLPHAEIISPNDSIFKMYDGKFKETPFTADNKYTSDYGPNIVPHEYAPCDKPLATYASMITRIDAYVGEVIAKIEELGLTENTIIMFASDNGPSPEGGTNPDFFDSNSEFRGYKRDLYEGGIRAPFIAVWPNKIKEGSVTDHVSTFWDVLPTLTEITNTKNPDNIDGISFLPTLLNKDTQKTHDHLYWEFNIRGGRKAIRKGNWKGVWNNINSKGNKKGSFELYDLSKDVGETNNIAKSNPSKVKELKQIMTEARIDSNVFPFK; encoded by the coding sequence ATGACTACAAAATATTTATTTATAATTTCATTATTTTCAACATTTATAATTTCTTGTACTCAAGAAAAAAAGGAAACTGTTTCTGTAAAAAAACAACCAAATATCATTTATATTTTAGCTGATGATATGGGAATTGGAGATTTAGGCGTTTATGGTCAAACAAAAATACATACACCTAATTTAGATCTCTTAGCTTCTAGAGGAATGAAATTTACGCAGCATTATAGTGGCGCAGCAGTTTGTGCTCCTTCTCGATCAACGTTAATGACTGGGCAACATACAGGTCATACTCCAATTAGAGGAAACAAACAATTAGTTGAAGATAAAGAAGGTCAAGTACCTTTACCTAAAAACTCGGTAACTATTGCAGAAATTTTAAAAGATGCAGGTTATACAACAGGAATGTTTGGTAAATGGGGATTAGGTTTTGGAGAAGGCGATCCAAACAATCAAGGTTTCGATGAGTTTTATGGTTATAATGATCAAAAATTAGCGCATCGTTATTATCCTCCATATTTAAATCATAATCAAAAATTAGATTCTTTAAAAGGAAATGATTGGACTCATAAAGTTACCTATTCTCCAGATAAAATTAGAGATCATAGACTTCAGTTTTTAGAAGATAATAAAGATAAACCTTTTTTTGCATACATCCCGTTAGTATTGCCACATGCAGAAATTATTTCTCCGAACGATTCTATTTTTAAAATGTATGATGGTAAATTTAAAGAAACACCGTTTACTGCAGATAATAAATATACCTCAGATTACGGACCAAATATTGTGCCTCATGAATATGCACCTTGTGATAAACCATTAGCAACGTATGCTTCTATGATTACAAGAATTGATGCATATGTTGGTGAGGTTATCGCTAAAATAGAAGAGTTAGGTCTTACTGAGAATACCATTATTATGTTTGCAAGTGATAATGGTCCTTCTCCTGAAGGAGGAACAAATCCAGATTTTTTTGACAGTAATAGTGAATTTAGAGGCTACAAAAGAGATTTATATGAAGGCGGAATTAGAGCACCATTTATAGCAGTTTGGCCAAATAAAATAAAAGAAGGAAGTGTTACCGATCACGTTTCTACTTTTTGGGATGTTTTACCAACTTTAACAGAAATAACAAATACAAAAAATCCCGATAATATTGATGGTATTTCTTTTTTACCAACATTATTAAACAAAGATACTCAAAAAACTCATGATCATTTATATTGGGAATTTAATATTAGAGGCGGAAGAAAAGCAATAAGAAAAGGAAACTGGAAAGGTGTCTGGAATAATATTAATTCTAAAGGTAATAAAAAAGGTTCTTTTGAATTATATGATTTGTCAAAAGATGTTGGAGAAACAAATAACATCGCTAAATCTAATCCATCTAAAGTAAAAGAATTAAAACAAATAATGACGGAAGCAAGAATTGATTCCAATGTATTTCCTTTTAAATAA
- a CDS encoding PQQ-binding-like beta-propeller repeat protein, with translation MKHYFLRVHVLLVTLFFFTISCSSAKTDPKKSDEAIVSIETGFTILKVKTAQKKKQSFIVASSYEGTLLGISYEGKILWKNTLSGFMNHDVYTRDLDNDGKDEIIAANANGTVYCLNSDGKLLWKFNKNEVPMYAVSVIEKDNKSYIVAGGFDKNIYYISSKGKLIKEINTAKFSVEKSGGKSGKKLPPSKVSTANFIRTITKKNGQEILVLLATNNQMNIPGSLYFFNPLEEIPFKIKTISADKKAKKKLRIRPLGYIKIEDVNNDGESEIILGSSAHANDLLVTTYFLNEDKFSFHKINKVKFGYDIAHSTIIKENGINTYLTRVGSQIHLYKPNASEKEVEKIVSTYAYNDLWKDPTSNKIILASAQSGGSQIHIIDTNNSKWKKEFENLEPQGKIAEIIKNTKTIRKNLENYTKSEEEKKSQSVYFMTEIVPNNLESLKNNLEEKYQNPIFLNSLHMKEVEKWDRSKVTNAKYKSSKDRRKKYTLTSNEAVNQITKEFNNAPGIAYWAGHGNDPYMFNINTTKKVIENAKGKKTVLIYPELEDHSENLQYLVDDLIYPLAEFSKDKNANIFLRSKHIFWLGTNYMKPWSRLMSGDFADVFVPSAEETTDKSMELSLAGRTGMWASGAVNSWGTRAVPDNTSFDRSRQLGYQRLPNHFLRMLIFHTSYGSQFINNFAVDQDYLSIYWELIAKGALYVPKRNEILSFSPIHISMTSPDEHFINEGSNVKWTTFYDEEFEKNNPFVMSRLNGSWPGAKLTKWDFSRYAAGVKERRLNFLAPYKNGLVLITPPQNGVFAQKNVSRKRLEDNLHPIYKNILKEYITDGHNYYSADGKQTFKADEHYKEIEKEIIDNAKKLPITVSGDVAWVVAQVSPKHLRLTIIDNGYINPEESTAVVTFNTKKVKKITDILNKEEFKETNASTKIKIPLGGFRFIDIELEEKL, from the coding sequence ATGAAACACTATTTTCTAAGAGTTCATGTGTTACTTGTTACGTTATTCTTTTTTACAATTAGTTGTTCATCTGCTAAAACAGATCCTAAAAAATCAGATGAAGCAATTGTTAGTATTGAAACCGGATTTACAATTTTAAAAGTAAAAACTGCTCAAAAAAAGAAACAGTCATTTATTGTTGCAAGTAGCTATGAAGGTACTTTACTCGGTATTTCTTATGAAGGAAAAATTCTTTGGAAAAATACATTGTCTGGTTTTATGAATCATGATGTATACACTCGAGATTTGGATAATGATGGTAAAGATGAAATTATTGCAGCAAATGCCAATGGCACAGTATATTGTTTAAATTCTGATGGAAAATTATTATGGAAATTCAATAAAAATGAGGTTCCGATGTATGCTGTATCTGTTATAGAAAAAGACAACAAATCGTACATTGTTGCAGGTGGTTTTGATAAAAACATCTATTATATTTCATCTAAAGGCAAACTTATTAAAGAAATAAATACTGCTAAATTTTCTGTTGAAAAATCTGGAGGAAAAAGTGGAAAAAAATTGCCACCTAGCAAAGTAAGCACTGCTAATTTTATACGCACAATTACAAAGAAAAATGGACAAGAAATATTGGTTTTATTAGCAACTAATAATCAAATGAATATTCCTGGAAGTTTGTATTTTTTTAATCCATTAGAAGAAATTCCTTTTAAAATAAAAACAATTTCTGCGGATAAAAAGGCTAAAAAGAAATTAAGAATTAGACCTTTAGGATATATTAAAATTGAAGATGTAAATAATGATGGTGAATCAGAAATTATTTTAGGTTCATCTGCTCATGCAAATGATTTATTGGTAACAACTTACTTTTTAAATGAAGATAAATTTTCATTTCACAAAATTAATAAAGTAAAATTTGGATACGATATTGCGCATTCTACAATTATCAAAGAAAACGGTATTAATACATATTTAACAAGAGTTGGTAGCCAAATTCATTTATATAAACCAAATGCATCAGAAAAAGAGGTTGAAAAAATAGTTAGTACATACGCATATAATGATTTATGGAAAGATCCAACAAGTAACAAAATAATTTTAGCAAGTGCACAAAGTGGCGGAAGTCAAATTCATATTATTGACACTAATAATTCTAAATGGAAAAAAGAATTTGAAAACTTAGAACCTCAAGGAAAAATTGCTGAAATCATAAAAAACACTAAAACAATTAGAAAAAATTTAGAGAATTATACTAAATCCGAAGAAGAAAAAAAATCACAATCTGTATATTTTATGACAGAGATTGTACCGAATAACTTAGAGAGTTTAAAAAATAATTTAGAAGAAAAATATCAAAATCCTATTTTCTTAAATTCTTTACATATGAAAGAAGTAGAAAAATGGGACAGATCTAAAGTTACAAATGCCAAGTATAAATCTTCTAAAGATAGAAGAAAAAAATATACTCTTACAAGTAATGAAGCTGTAAATCAAATTACTAAAGAATTTAATAATGCACCAGGAATTGCATATTGGGCAGGTCATGGTAATGATCCTTACATGTTTAATATAAACACAACCAAAAAAGTTATTGAAAATGCAAAAGGTAAAAAAACAGTTTTAATTTATCCAGAATTAGAAGATCATTCAGAAAATTTACAATATTTAGTAGATGATTTAATTTATCCTTTAGCAGAATTTTCTAAAGATAAAAATGCAAATATTTTTTTACGCTCTAAACATATTTTTTGGTTAGGTACTAATTATATGAAGCCCTGGTCTCGTTTAATGTCTGGTGATTTTGCTGATGTTTTTGTTCCATCTGCAGAAGAAACTACAGATAAATCAATGGAGTTGAGTTTGGCAGGTAGAACAGGAATGTGGGCAAGTGGCGCTGTAAATTCTTGGGGAACAAGAGCCGTTCCAGACAATACTTCTTTTGATAGATCTCGACAATTAGGATATCAACGATTACCAAATCACTTTTTAAGAATGTTAATTTTTCATACTTCGTATGGTTCTCAATTCATAAATAATTTTGCTGTAGATCAAGATTATCTAAGTATTTATTGGGAGTTGATTGCAAAAGGTGCTTTATATGTACCAAAAAGAAACGAAATTTTAAGTTTTTCACCAATTCATATCAGTATGACATCACCAGATGAACATTTTATAAATGAAGGTTCTAACGTAAAATGGACTACTTTTTATGATGAAGAATTTGAAAAAAATAATCCTTTTGTAATGAGTAGATTAAACGGTTCTTGGCCAGGTGCAAAACTAACCAAATGGGATTTTTCTAGATATGCTGCTGGTGTAAAAGAAAGAAGATTAAACTTTTTAGCGCCTTATAAAAACGGATTGGTTTTAATAACGCCACCCCAAAACGGAGTTTTTGCACAAAAAAATGTGTCAAGAAAAAGATTAGAAGACAACCTCCACCCTATTTATAAAAACATCTTAAAAGAATACATAACAGATGGTCATAATTATTATTCTGCTGATGGAAAACAAACTTTTAAAGCTGATGAACATTACAAAGAAATAGAAAAAGAAATTATTGATAACGCAAAAAAATTACCAATAACCGTTTCTGGTGATGTTGCTTGGGTTGTTGCACAAGTTTCACCAAAGCATTTAAGGTTAACAATTATTGATAACGGATACATAAATCCGGAAGAAAGTACTGCAGTAGTTACTTTTAACACCAAAAAAGTAAAGAAAATTACAGACATTTTAAATAAAGAAGAGTTTAAAGAAACAAATGCATCAACAAAAATAAAAATACCTTTAGGTGGTTTTCGATTTATTGATATTGAATTAGAAGAAAAACTATAA